A single window of Malus sylvestris chromosome 5, drMalSylv7.2, whole genome shotgun sequence DNA harbors:
- the LOC126622683 gene encoding D-aminoacyl-tRNA deacylase-like gives MAFCSSLAFLLVRVFRLVGAVSISRDLYTLYPHRSTPSTLRRSSASSSSFPVIFLSKHTAVSNRPALTTHPIGIPHLSEGEAGPQGGKPGWAAPPSPRIGPWLRHLRKLAQAHNMVPEFEITLEGTHHGPVTNTPTMLVEIGSTDEYWKRQDAAQVIALLVWEGLGLGGGAAVGNWNGEKDKNKILLGLGGGHYAPRHMDIVLNGKGKLKKRCYVAS, from the exons atGGCCTTCTGCTCCTCCCTCGCCTTCCTCCTCGTCCGCGTCTTCCGCCTCGTCGGCGCCGTCTCCATCTCCCGTGACCTATACACCCTCTACCCCCATCGTAGTACTCCGTCAACG CTCCGCCGCTCTTCCGCTTCGTCTTCTTCCTTCCCAGTGATATTCCTGAGCAAACACACCGCCGTCTCCAACCGGCCGGCACTGACGACACACCCGATCGGAATCCCTCATCTGAGTGAAGGCGAGGCTGGGCCGCAAGGCGGGAAGCCGGGTTGGGCTGCGCCGCCGAGCCCCCGCATTGGACCCTGGCTCAGGCACCTGAGGAAGCTTGCCCAAGCCCACAACATGGTTCCTGAGTTCGAG ATTACATTGGAGGGTACGCATCATGGACCGGTAACGAATACGCCCACTATGTTAGTAGAGATTG GCAGTACAGATGAGTACTGGAAAAGGCAGGATGCAGCACAAGTTATTGCTCTA TTGGTTTGGGAAGGACTTGGGCTTGGAGGAGGAGCTGCTGTTGGAAACTGGAACGG GGAGAAGGATAAGAATAAAATTCTTCTTGGATTAGGTGGTGGACATTATGCTCCTCGGCATATGGATATAGTCCT AAATGGCAAGGGAAAGCTCAAAAAAAGGTGCTATGTTGCCTCCTAA
- the LOC126622682 gene encoding vicilin-like seed storage protein At2g18540, which produces MSDIHLLFGCKDFVLISNGLGKCANPISRERRKKKKPNLGRFGGRRRRGRKKEEGGRRRKKEEEGGRRRKKKKKTSLDSEEEEEKEEEEEEEKEGEGEGRRGRKKEEGRRRKKKKEGKKKTNLGRFGGRRRRNKEEGEGSRKIKNSPDSEEEKGEGEGEGEGRRRKKEKKGNEEGGRKKEKEEEKKKFAVGWKKKKKKKKKKEERRRRKRKKKNPQIRRKKKEKEKEEEGRRRRRGRKKEEGRRRRRKKKKVCSRVEEEEEEEEEEEERKKEKKNVADTWRHVIVHMDATSQLTVNLTV; this is translated from the exons aaagaagaaaaaaaaaaaagccgaaTCTGggtagattcggaggaagaagaagaagaggaaggaagaaggaggaaggaggaaggagaaggaagaaggaggaagaaggaggaagaagaagaaaaaaaaaaaaaaaaacttccctagattcggaggaagaagaagaaaaagaagaagaagaagaagaagaaaaagaaggagaaggggaaggaagaaggggaaggaagaaggaagaaggaagaaggaggaagaagaagaaagaaggaaaaaaaaaaacgaatctgggcagattcggaggaagaagaagaaggaataaggaggaaggagaaggaagcaggaaaataaaaaattccccagattcggaggaagaaaaaggag aaggagaaggagaaggagaaggaagaagaaggaagaaggagaagaaggggaatgaagaaggaggaaggaagaaggagaaggaggaagaaaaaaaaaagtttgcagtggggtggaagaagaagaagaagaagaagaagaagaaagaagaaagaagaagaagaaagagaaaaaaaaaaaatccccagattcggaggaagaaaaaggagaaggagaaggaagaagaaggaagaaggagaagaaggggaaggaagaaggaggaaggaagaaggagaaggaggaagaaaaaaaaagtttgcagtcgggtggaagaagaagaagaagaagaagaagaagaagaagaaagaaagaaagaaaaaaaaaacgtggctgacacgtggcgccacgtcattgtccacatggacgccacgtcacaattaacagtaaatttaacagtttga